A window from Plectropomus leopardus isolate mb chromosome 3, YSFRI_Pleo_2.0, whole genome shotgun sequence encodes these proteins:
- the tm6sf2b gene encoding transmembrane 6 superfamily member 2b — translation METFVFLFSFSALGVLYAMNTIPEFQEPYVILEIGVAVLVVVFLFYFLITRGNPPKDVLFFVFAEFSFTCIIDLTSALEYDGIISGFMEFYQKTGEPYLGTAYAIMMCYWDGIVHFAMYLMMISRITDRKAYRTLGLFWAGSLCANMSVFIAGIVAGKYGSEIRPAFWLNFLFLLMPVWGAITLFTRPKDRPLIGGYNAQHAQSMKLIWRPLDLILVLLLLAAMAFTALRGLVALDSPLEACSTYLKHYEPYLKDPVGYPRVMMLHLFFYALPLLGAFVYGLLKPGCSWMSDWTVFLAGGMIQCQWAHIGGSLHPRTTAPFRIPNDAFWSVLAANLLYAVTPILVALRVQSNPYFFLKIAPFPGQTGLPNSEEKDTKYKDK, via the exons GCCTtatgtgattttggagattgGTGTTGCTGTGCTGGTGGTTGTGTTCCTGTTCTACTTCCTCATCACTCGTGGCAACCCACCTAAAGACGTCTTATTCTTTG TTTTTGCTGAATTTTCCTTCACTTGTATCATCGACCTGACAAGTGCCTTGGAATATGACGGCATTATCTCCGGATTTATGGAATTCTACCAAAAGACA GGAGAGCCCTATCTGGGGACAGCCTATGCCATCATGATGTGTTACTGGGATGGAATAGTTCACTTTGCTATGTACCTGATGATGATCAGCAGGATAACAGACAG GAAAGCGTACCGTACCCTGGGTTTGTTCTGGGCTGGCTCTTTGTGTGCCAACATGAGTGTGTTCATCGCTGGGATAGTGGCAG GTAAATATGGGTCAGAGATCCGTCCAGCTTTCTGGCTCAACTTTCTCTTCCTTTTGATGCCTGTGTGGGGAGCCATCACATTATTCACCAGACCCAAGGACAGACCGCTAATCGGTGGATACAAT GCCCAGCACGCTCAGAGCATGAAGCTGATCTGGCGTCCCTTGGATCTGATCCTGGTGCTGCTACTGTTAGCTGCCATGGCCTTCACCGCCCTCAGAGGACTG GTGGCTCTGGACTCTCCACTGGAGGCCTGTTCCACGTACCTGAAGCACTATGAGCCGTACCTGAAGGATCCTGTGGGCTACCCCAGAGTGATG ATGCTACACTTGTTCTTCTATGCACTGCCTCTGTTGGGTGCATTTGTTTACGGACTCCTCAAGCCTGGATGCTCATGGATGTCAGACTGGACCGTGTTCTTAGCCGGAGGCATGATCCAG TGCCAGTGGGCCCACATCGGGGGGTCCCTCCACCCTCGCACCACAGCTCCATTTCGCATCCCAAATGATGCTTTCTGGTCTGTGCTGGCAGCTAACTTGCTCTATGCAGTCACCCCCATCCTGGTGGCCTTGCGGGTTCAAAGTAATCCTTATTTCTTCCTGAAGATCGCTCCCTTTCCCGGGCAAACAGGTTTGCCAAACAGCGAGGAGAAAGATACCAAGTACAAAGACAAATAG